AATATACAATACCCCGTGAAGCCACTGAAACTATAGCTATCAGGACAAGGTCCTCTTAAAAGCAACGTCTTTATTTTATATGAGCAAAGTGGATTATAGCATAGTGTTTTGCTACTAAACTAATTGCATGCTGATATGGACCTTACCTTTCATTACAAAAGGGCCTCGGACCCAAAGCTCCCCTGGCACATCAGGAGGCATGGCAGCCCCTGCTTCTGGATGAACAATCTTCACTTGAACGCCCCATGAAAGACGGCCCACGGATCCAATTCGCGCGCTTTCTTCCTCCCCAACAGCACGGCAGAAACCGGCTGTAGTCTCCGTTAGACCATACCCCTTTTGCCAATTGGAAATAACAATTCGTATAATTTACAGATAATTGCAAGTGATTTGTATCAACCAGTAACGATAATCTCTGAACTAAGAATCGAAAGGCATCAACTTGCAGGAGCGAAAACAACCTGGGTAACGCTTACGCCGGGGAACATGCGCGAGAAGCGCGCAATGAGGTCAGCCGCGACGGGCGCGCCGCCGCAGTTGACCGTCTTCAGCGTGGCCACGCGGGTGGGCGCGGCCGCTGCCGCGGCCGCGTCCTCCTCGGCGGCGCGCACGATGGCCAGCAGCGCCGGCGGCGCAAGCGCGAGGCGCGTCACGCCGAACCTCCCCATCGCAGCTAGCACCGCCGCGGCGTCGAACCTGGCCCTGGCCGTGTGCAGCACCAGCGTGTGCGCCGGCGACGCCGCCCTGAGGCAGAAGGTGAAGCCGTAGATGTGGAAGAGCGGCACGGCGAGCATGAGCGTCTCCGTCGCCGCGGGCGCCCGCGTGACGTTGGAGGCGATGATGTTCCGGTGGGTGAGCACGACCGCCTTGGCGCGCCCCGTGGTGCCCGACGAGTACAGCACCGCCGCCGGGTCCGACTGCCGGACCACCACCAATTCCGCGCCCGTGCCGTCCTCGGACTCGTCGTGCAGCAGGAACGAGAGGAACGTCGGGGAGTCGAGCAGCACGGTGCGGAGACCCGGAGGGAGCTTGCCCCTGGTGCCCGCGACGGCGAACGCGACGCGCGGGTTGGAGAGCGCGAGCAGGCGGGCGACCTCGGCGGCGGTGAGGGACGGGTTGGCGGGGGAGACGACGGCGCCGACGGACATGAGCGCGTAGTAGAGCACGGGGACGTGGACGCCAGCCGGCGCGAGCACAAACGCGACGTCGCCCGGGGCGAGGCCGACGCGGGAGCGTAGCGCGGCGGCGAGCGCGCGGAGCCTGGAGAGGAACGTCCGGAACGGGACGGACTCGCCCGTGCCCGCGTCGACG
Above is a genomic segment from Miscanthus floridulus cultivar M001 chromosome 3, ASM1932011v1, whole genome shotgun sequence containing:
- the LOC136544894 gene encoding 4-coumarate--CoA ligase-like 7 isoform X1 → MPRPSASDADIDPRSGYCASAKTFHSLRTPEPPLPSPDLPLSFPAYALSFLPSPLPAPTAPSRPALVDAGTGESVPFRTFLSRLRALAAALRSRVGLAPGDVAFVLAPAGVHVPVLYYALMSVGAVVSPANPSLTAAEVARLLALSNPRVAFAVAGTRGKLPPGLRTVLLDSPTFLSFLLHDESEDGTGAELVVVRQSDPAAVLYSSGTTGRAKAVVLTHRNIIASNVTRAPAATETLMLAVPLFHIYGFTFCLRAASPAHTLVLHTARARFDAAAVLAAMGRFGVTRLALAPPALLAIVRAAEEDAAAAAAAPTRVATLKTVNCGGAPVAADLIARFSRMFPGVSVTQGYGLTETTAGFCRAVGEEESARIGSVGRLSWGVQVKIVHPEAGAAMPPDVPGELWVRGPFVMKGYLGEEDSTSEILDSEGWLRTGDLCYIDKDGFVYIVDRLKELIKYKGYQVPPAELESLLQTHPDIVEAAVVAYPDDEAGELPVAFVVGRPGSHLHESHIKEFVASQVVHYKRIHHVFLVDSIPQNAAEKIYQYIKNFKKIETSGILCSRPAVNQEPQEQKIEATSILCRIDVDRKLFIPLHPKA
- the LOC136544894 gene encoding 4-coumarate--CoA ligase-like 7 isoform X3, with the translated sequence MPRPSASDADIDPRSGYCASAKTFHSLRTPEPPLPSPDLPLSFPAYALSFLPSPLPAPTAPSRPALVDAGTGESVPFRTFLSRLRALAAALRSRVGLAPGDVAFVLAPAGVHVPVLYYALMSVGAVVSPANPSLTAAEVARLLALSNPRVAFAVAGTRGKLPPGLRTVLLDSPTFLSFLLHDESEDGTGAELVVVRQSDPAAVLYSSGTTGRAKAVVLTHRNIIASNVTRAPAATETLMLAVPLFHIYGFTFCLRAASPAHTLVLHTARARFDAAAVLAAMGRFGVTRLALAPPALLAIVRAAEEDAAAAAAAPTRVATLKTVNCGGAPVAADLIARFSRMFPGVSVTQGYGLTETTAGFCRAVGEEESARIGSVGRLSWGVQVKIVHPEAGAAMPPDVPGELWVRGPFVMKGYLGEEDSTSEILDSEGWLRTGDLCYIDKDGFVYIVDRLKELIKYKGYQVPPAELESLLQTHPDIVEAAVVAYPDDEAGELPVAFVVGRPGSHLHESHIKEFVASQVVHYKRIHHVFLVDSIPQNAAGKILRKDLAKLALRRISSKL
- the LOC136544894 gene encoding 4-coumarate--CoA ligase-like 7 isoform X2, giving the protein MPRPSASDADIDPRSGYCASAKTFHSLRTPEPPLPSPDLPLSFPAYALSFLPSPLPAPTAPSRPALVDAGTGESVPFRTFLSRLRALAAALRSRVGLAPGDVAFVLAPAGVHVPVLYYALMSVGAVVSPANPSLTAAEVARLLALSNPRVAFAVAGTRGKLPPGLRTVLLDSPTFLSFLLHDESEDGTGAELVVVRQSDPAAVLYSSGTTGRAKAVVLTHRNIIASNVTRAPAATETLMLAVPLFHIYGFTFCLRAASPAHTLVLHTARARFDAAAVLAAMGRFGVTRLALAPPALLAIVRAAEEDAAAAAAAPTRVATLKTVNCGGAPVAADLIARFSRMFPGVSVTQGYGLTETTAGFCRAVGEEESARIGSVGRLSWGVQVKIVHPEAGAAMPPDVPGELWVRGPFVMKGYLGEEDSTSEILDSEGWLRTGDLCYIDKDGFVYIVDRLKELIKYKGYQVPPAELESLLQTHPDIVEAAVVAYPDDEAGELPVAFVVGRPGSHLHESHIKEFVASQVVHYKRIHHVFLVDSIPQNAADLLIRENLPVHQELQENRNKWHSLQQASSKSRTPRTENRSNQHSLQNRCRS